Proteins encoded in a region of the Planococcus shixiaomingii genome:
- the tagD gene encoding glycerol-3-phosphate cytidylyltransferase, with protein MKKVITYGTFDLIHHGHINILRRAKEYGDYLIVGLSSDEFNELKGKAAYHAYEERKMILESIRYVDEVIPEHNWEQKVLDIKKYDIDLFVMGSDWEGKFDELKEHCEVVYLPRTDGISTTKIKMDLLNNQ; from the coding sequence ATGAAGAAAGTAATTACTTATGGTACATTCGACCTAATCCATCATGGTCACATAAATATCTTAAGACGCGCCAAAGAATATGGGGATTATTTAATTGTGGGTCTGTCATCAGATGAATTTAATGAGCTGAAAGGGAAAGCCGCTTATCACGCTTATGAAGAACGTAAAATGATTCTCGAATCGATCCGTTATGTCGATGAAGTAATTCCTGAACACAACTGGGAACAAAAAGTTTTAGATATTAAAAAATACGATATCGATCTTTTTGTGATGGGTTCTGACTGGGAAGGCAAGTTTGATGAACTGAAAGAGCATTGCGAAGTGGTTTATCTTCCAAGAACAGATGGAATATCAACGACAAAGATCAAGATGGATCTGCTGAATAACCAATGA
- a CDS encoding CDP-glycerol glycerophosphotransferase family protein produces the protein MIKEGFITVYLFLFRIAFNSFKLFPLQDKTVFVSSFGDNALFIAQELARTKTHPLLFLNQKRCKIDFSEVPTDNKAIYSFESVNLLHLAKSIYHLATSKYVFIDNYMGFLAAIDFREEVKCVQLWHAAGAIKKFGWSESDTHLRSEKARKRFQQVYDRFQFIPVASQHMADIFSEAFHLDAGHFLYTGVPQTDFYFDAQAKAKSLQNVTKAYPAIHGKKVVLYAPTFRKGSLHQMDIQLDMDEVLAKLDESYMLLIRLHPSVQEAAYVPNHSRVLLVNDYPHINELLVASDILITDYSSIPFEFSLLNKKMIFFTYDLESYGNSQGLWAKNSLYFPGPVVKTTSEVLKEIMNPEIEFDKIERFVAHWNTFSTGQSTKNLISTIYRD, from the coding sequence ATGATAAAAGAAGGTTTCATCACGGTTTATCTTTTCCTTTTTCGTATTGCCTTTAATTCTTTTAAGCTGTTTCCGTTGCAGGATAAAACCGTCTTTGTTTCATCATTCGGTGATAACGCTTTATTCATCGCGCAGGAACTTGCGCGCACTAAAACGCATCCCCTACTCTTTCTCAATCAAAAAAGATGCAAAATAGATTTTTCCGAAGTTCCTACGGATAATAAAGCAATATATTCGTTCGAATCAGTGAATTTACTGCATCTAGCAAAATCCATCTACCACTTAGCCACTTCCAAATATGTCTTCATTGATAATTACATGGGCTTTTTAGCAGCCATCGATTTCCGGGAAGAAGTGAAATGTGTGCAGCTTTGGCATGCAGCTGGCGCCATTAAAAAATTTGGCTGGAGCGAATCAGATACGCACTTAAGAAGTGAAAAAGCGAGAAAAAGATTTCAACAAGTATATGATCGTTTCCAGTTTATCCCTGTTGCCTCGCAGCATATGGCAGACATCTTTTCTGAGGCTTTCCATTTGGATGCTGGGCATTTTCTCTATACCGGTGTTCCTCAAACCGATTTTTACTTTGACGCACAAGCTAAAGCCAAAAGCTTACAAAATGTAACAAAAGCATACCCGGCCATCCACGGCAAAAAAGTGGTGCTTTACGCCCCAACATTCAGAAAAGGTTCACTTCATCAAATGGATATCCAACTGGATATGGATGAGGTTCTCGCAAAACTGGATGAAAGTTACATGCTATTGATTCGGCTGCATCCTTCTGTTCAAGAAGCCGCATATGTGCCAAACCATTCACGGGTATTATTAGTGAACGATTATCCACACATCAATGAGTTGTTGGTTGCCAGTGATATTTTGATAACGGACTATTCTTCTATTCCTTTCGAGTTTTCACTGCTCAATAAAAAGATGATTTTCTTTACATATGATTTAGAATCCTATGGCAATAGTCAGGGACTATGGGCCAAAAATAGCCTCTACTTCCCTGGACCGGTTGTAAAAACAACTTCAGAAGTCCTTAAGGAAATCATGAATCCCGAAATCGAGTTTGATAAGATTGAACGTTTCGTGGCCCATTGGAATACTTTTTCCACCGGGCAGTCAACTAAAAATTTAATTTCAACTATTTATCGTGATTAA
- a CDS encoding glycosyltransferase family 2 protein, whose product MTKAHFNSLNDQDFPYDKQGKFVKNKKSLSHNRKVTVVTPVYNAEKFLGKTIDSVINQSLQFENIEFILVDDCSTDSSRTILWDYAQRYDNIVVAFSKDNTGSPSTPRNIGIELATSEYICFLDADDWLKEDCLENLLAILTETGDDYAVGKTIKETSTGSKIVGEHQSCMERRSVSPFSIPDMFHHMGSNAKIMKRQLLIDHNIRFPDMKYAEDKQFYMDVIIHSRTVSTTKHAISYLNRLDENGESLTKQTDIFEKMDTNLKVIEHIKKKNLPIEQEKMVLNRLYEFDFIIQLFNPAHFAKSKNKELYYAKFQEALDTAKNLGYDISENFFYPLSNTVYQLFQQGKFSSIEKLVIWNKKETKKQYIVKDNVPYMIVPFFKGTFRHIRVPMLAISSNEHLSAKRNNLEFQVFGDYTHQVNGLVFRNKQNVIEEYIFDFEVEDDGGTISFTATIPLKAFPSSEFEKFIRFDSFRKLGFVQPEQVQYATDIYSPYVKNSQSANSQLL is encoded by the coding sequence ATGACAAAAGCTCACTTTAACTCATTAAATGATCAAGACTTTCCTTATGATAAACAAGGAAAGTTCGTAAAAAATAAAAAATCTTTATCACACAACCGTAAAGTGACCGTCGTAACTCCAGTATATAATGCTGAAAAATTCCTAGGAAAAACAATCGATTCTGTAATCAATCAATCTCTCCAGTTTGAAAACATCGAATTTATTTTGGTGGATGATTGCTCCACCGATTCCTCTCGCACAATTTTATGGGACTACGCCCAACGCTACGACAATATTGTTGTTGCATTTTCAAAAGACAATACAGGGTCTCCTTCAACGCCAAGAAATATCGGAATCGAGCTTGCTACTTCTGAGTACATTTGCTTTTTAGACGCTGACGATTGGCTGAAAGAAGATTGCTTGGAAAATCTGTTAGCCATCTTAACTGAAACCGGCGATGACTATGCGGTCGGCAAAACCATCAAAGAAACGTCCACTGGAAGCAAAATCGTTGGTGAACATCAATCTTGCATGGAAAGAAGAAGCGTCTCCCCTTTTTCTATCCCGGACATGTTTCACCATATGGGGTCGAACGCCAAAATAATGAAGCGCCAGCTTTTGATTGACCATAATATTCGTTTTCCAGATATGAAATACGCTGAAGACAAGCAATTCTATATGGATGTAATTATCCATAGCCGAACTGTATCGACCACTAAACACGCCATTTCCTACTTGAACCGGTTAGATGAAAATGGAGAATCTTTAACTAAGCAGACAGATATTTTCGAAAAAATGGATACGAATCTAAAAGTCATTGAGCACATTAAGAAAAAGAACCTGCCTATCGAGCAAGAGAAAATGGTGCTTAATCGCCTTTACGAATTTGATTTTATCATCCAGCTTTTTAATCCGGCCCATTTTGCAAAGAGCAAAAATAAAGAATTGTATTATGCTAAATTTCAAGAAGCGCTTGATACCGCTAAAAACCTGGGGTACGACATATCGGAAAACTTCTTTTATCCACTCAGCAATACGGTGTACCAGCTGTTTCAGCAAGGAAAATTTTCAAGCATTGAAAAATTGGTGATTTGGAATAAGAAAGAGACGAAAAAACAATACATCGTCAAAGATAATGTTCCTTACATGATTGTTCCTTTTTTCAAAGGAACCTTCCGGCATATCCGGGTTCCGATGCTTGCAATTTCTAGTAATGAACATCTTTCAGCAAAAAGGAACAACTTGGAATTTCAAGTTTTCGGAGATTATACCCATCAAGTAAATGGTTTGGTTTTCCGGAACAAACAAAACGTTATCGAGGAATATATTTTCGATTTCGAAGTGGAAGACGATGGCGGAACTATTTCGTTTACGGCCACCATTCCGCTCAAAGCCTTTCCTTCTTCTGAATTCGAAAAATTTATCCGATTTGACAGTTTTCGAAAACTTGGTTTTGTTCAACCGGAACAAGTACAATATGCCACAGATATTTATAGTCCATATGTTAAAAACTCACAATCGGCAAATTCACAACTTTTATAA
- a CDS encoding glycosyltransferase family 2 protein, whose translation MFGFGTRKFNEAKDVTYNNEGYFVKNKGSSSKKAKVTVVTPVYNAEPFLANTIESVINQSLHFDNIEYILIDDRSNDSSREILWDYAKKYKNIVIVFLKENSGSPSKPRNLGIELATSEYITFLDADDRLEHDGLEALYTILKETGDDYAVGRTMKETSIEQKIIGEHQSVAERRNVSPYDVPNMFQHLAPNARMMRRQLLLEHNIRFPEMKFAEDKQFFIDVLTNCKTVSTTKQVVSYLNRLDENSESLTKQTDIFEKMDSNIKVIEYVKQKNLPVEEEKAVMNRLIEFDSITRLFERQHFLKSKNKKGYYEKFQQVLDIAHDLRYDFTENFFYPINKVIYQLFTQKDYAGLEALVRWNRTEKYKQYIIKDNLPYMIVPIFHGEFRHIRVPMLASFRNGTFDGDAYKLEAKVFGDYTDSVSEIVFRNRKNVNQEYVFDFRVDNDGDANAMIDTEQLNSLPTGSYEMFIRYNDYRKLSIMKREQVEFENRLFNFYTTINSNLGFKISKVK comes from the coding sequence ATGTTTGGGTTTGGAACAAGGAAATTTAATGAAGCAAAAGATGTAACATACAATAATGAGGGTTACTTTGTGAAAAACAAAGGGTCTTCCTCAAAAAAAGCGAAGGTGACGGTGGTTACACCGGTTTACAACGCCGAACCATTTCTAGCGAATACGATTGAGTCCGTTATTAACCAATCTCTTCATTTCGATAACATTGAATACATTTTAATAGACGACCGGTCCAATGACTCTTCACGGGAAATTTTATGGGACTATGCCAAAAAGTATAAAAACATTGTCATTGTATTTTTAAAAGAAAATAGCGGATCTCCTTCCAAACCAAGAAACTTGGGTATTGAACTGGCCACCTCTGAATATATCACCTTCTTGGACGCCGATGATCGACTCGAACACGATGGACTTGAAGCACTCTATACGATTTTAAAAGAGACTGGTGATGACTACGCTGTCGGGCGTACAATGAAAGAAACGTCCATCGAGCAGAAAATTATCGGTGAACACCAGTCAGTAGCCGAAAGAAGAAATGTCTCCCCTTATGACGTGCCCAACATGTTTCAGCATTTGGCACCGAATGCGCGGATGATGCGGCGGCAGCTTCTTTTAGAACATAATATCCGTTTTCCTGAAATGAAATTTGCAGAGGATAAACAATTTTTTATTGATGTTCTTACAAACTGCAAAACAGTTTCAACAACAAAACAAGTAGTCTCTTATTTGAATCGGCTAGACGAAAATTCCGAATCATTGACCAAACAAACCGATATCTTCGAGAAAATGGATTCTAATATCAAAGTCATCGAATACGTAAAACAAAAAAACTTGCCGGTCGAAGAGGAAAAAGCAGTTATGAATCGCCTGATTGAATTTGATTCAATTACGCGTCTGTTTGAAAGACAGCACTTTTTAAAGAGTAAAAACAAAAAAGGATACTACGAAAAATTTCAGCAAGTTCTCGATATTGCCCATGACCTGCGATATGATTTTACTGAAAATTTCTTTTACCCCATCAACAAAGTAATTTACCAGCTGTTCACTCAAAAAGATTACGCTGGCCTTGAAGCATTAGTGCGATGGAATAGAACCGAAAAATACAAGCAATACATTATTAAAGACAATCTGCCGTATATGATTGTCCCGATTTTCCATGGCGAATTTAGGCATATCCGAGTGCCGATGCTGGCGTCCTTCCGAAATGGCACTTTTGATGGCGATGCATACAAATTAGAAGCCAAAGTCTTTGGTGACTACACCGACAGCGTGAGCGAAATAGTTTTTAGAAACCGTAAAAATGTTAACCAAGAATATGTATTCGATTTCCGTGTAGACAACGACGGAGATGCAAATGCGATGATTGACACGGAACAATTGAATTCTTTGCCGACAGGCAGTTATGAAATGTTCATACGATATAACGATTACCGAAAGCTCAGCATAATGAAACGAGAGCAAGTCGAATTTGAAAATCGGCTTTTCAACTTTTACACCACCATCAACTCCAACTTAGGCTTTAAAATTTCAAAAGTGAAATAA
- a CDS encoding APC family permease, with product MALNDSERVSETGYKQELKRSLTFWDLMIYGLVFMVPIAPFGIYGVVAQGSNGMVALAYLIGMVAMIFTALSYATMSEAFPIAGSVYSYAQRGINDSAGFIAGWLILLDYIFVPALLYLVSAAALHDIVPELPLVVWLVLFISINTVINVIGIEFTARANKIIIVLELIVLAIFIAVGVFAIAQGVNGAEFTFKPLYDPNEFSLGLVMGAVSIAVLSFLGFDAIATLAEESKGGRKAVGNAIIVSLLVVGVLFIIQTWVAALIWPDYTSFENADVAFYQIAEIAGGAWLKWLTIIATAIAWGIADALVAQAAISRVLYSMARDRKLPKILSKVHPKFRTPYISTILVAFISLGVTLFFANRIGELASVINFGALSAFLFLHVSVVMYFMGKKKSKNYFKHLVLPVIGFLIIGYVWYSLDSLSKQLGFIWLAVGIIYLIFLKLTKRDTRIDLDG from the coding sequence ATGGCGCTAAACGACAGTGAAAGAGTAAGCGAGACAGGGTACAAGCAAGAGCTGAAGCGATCGTTGACTTTTTGGGATTTGATGATTTACGGGCTCGTATTCATGGTGCCGATTGCCCCTTTCGGAATCTACGGGGTAGTGGCGCAAGGTTCGAATGGCATGGTAGCATTAGCTTATTTGATCGGTATGGTAGCCATGATTTTCACTGCACTCAGTTATGCAACAATGTCTGAAGCCTTTCCGATAGCGGGCTCGGTTTATTCTTATGCACAGCGCGGTATTAATGATTCAGCAGGATTTATTGCTGGCTGGCTAATTTTATTGGATTATATTTTTGTTCCGGCTTTATTGTATTTGGTCAGTGCAGCGGCGCTTCATGATATCGTGCCCGAATTACCGCTTGTAGTATGGCTGGTATTGTTTATTTCCATTAATACAGTGATAAACGTCATCGGAATTGAGTTTACCGCTAGAGCAAATAAAATTATCATTGTTCTGGAACTGATTGTATTGGCAATTTTCATAGCCGTCGGGGTATTCGCAATAGCGCAAGGCGTGAATGGAGCGGAATTCACATTCAAGCCGTTATATGATCCAAATGAGTTCAGCCTTGGACTTGTAATGGGAGCGGTCTCTATTGCGGTCCTAAGCTTCTTAGGCTTCGATGCAATCGCCACATTAGCAGAGGAATCTAAAGGCGGCAGAAAAGCGGTTGGCAATGCGATTATCGTTTCTTTATTGGTAGTCGGTGTATTATTCATCATCCAGACCTGGGTAGCAGCACTCATATGGCCCGATTACACTTCGTTTGAAAATGCGGATGTGGCGTTTTACCAGATTGCCGAAATTGCCGGTGGTGCTTGGCTAAAATGGCTGACAATCATCGCTACGGCCATTGCCTGGGGAATCGCGGATGCTTTGGTGGCACAGGCTGCAATTTCTCGTGTTTTGTACAGCATGGCACGTGACCGCAAACTTCCGAAAATATTGTCGAAAGTACATCCGAAATTCCGGACGCCTTATATCAGTACAATTTTAGTTGCGTTCATATCTCTTGGGGTGACGTTATTCTTCGCTAACCGAATTGGCGAATTAGCATCGGTCATCAATTTTGGGGCTTTGTCTGCATTTTTGTTCTTGCATGTGTCAGTGGTGATGTATTTCATGGGGAAAAAGAAGAGCAAGAACTACTTTAAGCATTTGGTGTTGCCTGTGATCGGCTTTTTGATTATCGGATATGTCTGGTATAGTTTGGATTCTTTATCAAAACAATTAGGCTTCATCTGGCTCGCTGTCGGTATTATCTATTTAATTTTCTTGAAACTGACAAAGCGGGATACCAGAATCGATTTAGATGGATGA
- a CDS encoding LysM peptidoglycan-binding domain-containing protein, which produces MGNKLFKLVVVLALILFTFFSFSGQTEAASSKFVTKGNTTSKVIALTFDDGSDGTNIQKILDILSANKVKATFFLTGSGAEKHPQPIKNIVAKGHQIANHSYSHPDFTKISAAKMKGELDKTEAAIKKITGKSTKPLFRAPFGATNSAVLAAVGNAGYTHTIQWNIDSLDWKGVSSTSITNKVMNNVVPGTIVLMHTGAGASGTPGALPGMISKLKAKGYSFVTVSELLKLKPAPSTGTKYTVKAGDTLYSIAKKHGVTVEALAKANNITNYNLIRVGQVLIIPSKATTPPPATNVKYTVKAGDTLYSIAKKYKVTVAKLAAANKITNYNLIRVGQVLVIPR; this is translated from the coding sequence ATGGGCAACAAGCTGTTTAAGTTAGTTGTAGTCTTAGCTTTGATTTTATTTACCTTCTTTTCCTTCTCTGGCCAAACCGAGGCTGCCTCTTCAAAGTTTGTCACAAAAGGCAATACAACAAGCAAAGTCATTGCACTGACATTTGATGATGGGTCAGACGGCACGAACATTCAAAAAATCCTGGATATCTTATCAGCCAACAAAGTAAAAGCTACTTTTTTCTTAACAGGATCCGGAGCAGAAAAACATCCTCAACCTATTAAAAATATCGTTGCTAAAGGCCATCAAATCGCTAACCATTCTTATTCGCATCCCGACTTCACTAAAATCTCTGCTGCTAAAATGAAAGGCGAATTGGATAAAACCGAAGCGGCTATCAAAAAAATAACCGGAAAGTCGACAAAGCCGCTTTTTAGAGCACCATTTGGCGCTACTAACTCTGCCGTATTAGCCGCAGTTGGCAATGCAGGCTACACGCACACCATTCAATGGAACATCGATTCTCTGGATTGGAAAGGCGTTTCTTCCACTTCAATTACAAACAAAGTGATGAATAACGTTGTTCCGGGTACCATCGTCTTAATGCATACTGGTGCAGGGGCATCTGGAACTCCTGGAGCACTTCCAGGAATGATTTCAAAACTGAAAGCGAAAGGCTATTCATTTGTCACCGTTTCGGAACTCCTTAAATTGAAACCGGCACCATCAACCGGAACAAAATACACCGTCAAAGCTGGGGATACGCTTTACAGTATTGCCAAGAAACACGGAGTTACTGTTGAAGCACTTGCTAAAGCAAATAACATAACCAACTACAATTTGATCCGGGTCGGGCAAGTATTAATAATTCCTTCAAAAGCTACAACACCGCCTCCAGCCACCAACGTCAAGTACACTGTTAAAGCTGGAGACACACTTTACAGCATTGCGAAAAAGTACAAAGTTACAGTCGCTAAACTGGCGGCAGCGAACAAAATCACGAACTATAACTTAATACGGGTAGGCCAAGTATTAGTTATACCTCGTTAA
- the galU gene encoding UTP--glucose-1-phosphate uridylyltransferase GalU has translation MKVRKAIIPAAGLGTRFLPATKAMPKEMLPIVDKPTIQYIVEEAIASGIEDIIIVTGKGKRAIEDHFDHAYELEETLLKKGKMDMLDSVMETSKVEIHYIRQKQPLGLGHAIWSARNFIGNEPFAVLLGDDIVENDEPCLAQLMKQYDKTGNSVIGVKEVPDSETKRYGIIDPLTTDGKLMEVKRFVEKPAEGTAPSNYAIMGRYVLTPEIFQFLGEHQFGAGGEIQLTDAIEKLNGIQPVYAYEFDGRRFDVGEKFGFIETTIEFALQRPELRAPLLELFERKLKEINMESK, from the coding sequence TTGAAAGTAAGAAAAGCCATTATTCCGGCTGCTGGCCTGGGTACGCGTTTTTTACCTGCCACAAAAGCGATGCCAAAAGAAATGCTTCCAATTGTGGACAAACCGACAATTCAGTACATAGTTGAAGAGGCAATTGCGTCGGGAATTGAAGATATCATTATAGTAACCGGTAAGGGGAAGCGGGCAATTGAAGATCATTTTGATCATGCCTATGAATTGGAAGAGACCTTATTGAAAAAAGGGAAAATGGATATGCTGGATTCCGTTATGGAGACTTCCAAAGTTGAAATTCACTATATCCGCCAAAAGCAGCCGCTCGGTCTTGGCCATGCCATTTGGTCGGCGCGCAACTTTATTGGCAATGAGCCATTTGCGGTATTGCTAGGTGATGATATTGTTGAAAATGATGAGCCATGCTTGGCTCAACTGATGAAGCAGTATGACAAAACAGGCAATAGCGTCATCGGCGTGAAGGAAGTGCCGGACAGTGAAACAAAACGCTATGGAATAATAGATCCGTTGACGACAGACGGGAAACTGATGGAAGTTAAACGTTTTGTTGAAAAACCGGCTGAAGGCACAGCGCCTTCTAATTATGCCATAATGGGCCGCTACGTACTGACTCCGGAAATTTTTCAATTTCTAGGAGAGCACCAATTCGGTGCAGGCGGAGAAATTCAATTGACCGATGCGATTGAAAAGCTGAACGGCATTCAACCGGTTTATGCTTATGAGTTTGACGGCCGTCGATTTGATGTGGGGGAAAAATTCGGCTTCATCGAAACCACTATTGAATTTGCCTTGCAGCGTCCAGAACTCCGGGCACCTTTATTGGAGTTATTTGAACGTAAGTTAAAAGAAATCAATATGGAAAGCAAGTAA